The Klebsiella sp. RHBSTW-00484 genome includes a window with the following:
- a CDS encoding MmcQ/YjbR family DNA-binding protein: MTISELLRYCMAKSGAEQSVHSDWKATQIKVADVLFAMVKEVEDNRPAVSLKASPELAQLLREQHHDVRPSRHLNKAHWSTVFLDGSLPDSQIYYLVDASYQQALDALPDSKRKLLS; the protein is encoded by the coding sequence ATGACAATTTCGGAGTTATTGCGCTACTGCATGGCGAAATCGGGTGCGGAGCAAAGCGTGCATAGCGACTGGAAAGCCACGCAGATCAAAGTGGCAGACGTGTTGTTTGCGATGGTAAAAGAGGTGGAAGACAATCGGCCTGCGGTATCGTTAAAGGCCAGCCCGGAGCTTGCTCAGCTGTTGCGGGAGCAGCATCACGATGTTCGTCCCAGTAGACATTTGAATAAAGCCCACTGGAGTACGGTGTTCCTTGACGGCTCCCTGCCGGATTCGCAGATTTACTACCTGGTCGATGCTTCTTACCAGCAGGCGCTTGATGCGCTCCCTGATAGTAAGCGCAAGTTGTTGTCATAA
- a CDS encoding secondary thiamine-phosphate synthase enzyme YjbQ, with translation MWHQQTLTLGPKSRGFHLVTDEVLGQIRELSRVKTGLLHLLLQHTSASLTLNENCDPTVRYDMEQHFLNAVPDNAPYEHDYEGPDDMPSHIKSSMLGVSLMLPVQDGRVRLGTWQGIWLGEHRIHGGSRHIIATLTGE, from the coding sequence ATGTGGCATCAGCAAACTCTGACCTTAGGGCCGAAATCTCGGGGCTTTCACCTGGTCACTGATGAAGTTCTGGGTCAAATTCGCGAGCTGTCGCGCGTTAAGACCGGCCTGCTGCATCTGCTGCTCCAACATACATCGGCTTCCCTGACGCTAAACGAAAACTGCGATCCGACCGTTCGCTACGACATGGAACAGCATTTTCTCAATGCTGTGCCGGACAACGCGCCGTATGAACACGATTATGAAGGTCCCGATGATATGCCCTCGCACATTAAGTCGTCGATGCTTGGCGTATCGCTGATGCTACCTGTTCAGGACGGGCGCGTCAGACTGGGGACCTGGCAGGGTATCTGGCTAGGGGAGCACCGTATTCACGGCGGATCGCGCCATATCATCGCGACGCTCACAGGGGAATAA